A segment of the Ammospiza nelsoni isolate bAmmNel1 chromosome 9, bAmmNel1.pri, whole genome shotgun sequence genome:
ATTCTACACTaactaaaataaattcagaaataaaagcaagaaaggGAGATTAAGCTCCACAGTTGGTGCTTGGTGAGACCACTAGTCATTTTAGGTGAAGCTCATATTTTAGTAAGTGATAAAATCTTTTAGAAGTGTCAGCTTCTACCAAAGCTTGaatcttttctttaatgtttctctttttcagaaAGCTGTGTTTATTTCTGCTGCAGCCTTGCATCATGGACTCACAAAGCACAGCACTCCCCAGGACACAATAATGACCTTTTGCACAAGCAGGATATTATGTCTTAACACCAGCAGTCCCATTGCTTATCACAAACAACCCAAGATTTGCTGAGTTCTAAGGAGATGAGTTCTTACATTAAGGTCAACGTGGAAGGTCTGGATTGATTTTTCAAGGCTCTTTATTGGCACCAGCATGTCCTGCACAACGTGGTGCTGCTCATACAGCTTCCTAATGGCTTCTCCTTGGGTGAGCTTCAGCAGAGAGATTTTTGGGGGGACCATCCAGCCAAACAGGTAACGGAACACGGGGTTATTGCCAAAAGGAATGATATCCTtcaaagaggagagaaaaaaaactctGACTGAAGAATGTGTAACTGGACCAAAAGAACACTTCAGAGCCCTTAGGGCAATATTAAGCCAGATTTCCAATAAATTTAATTGGTGATACTTTGCTGAAGTACTAGAACACAAATTAGCAAATTAGAGGGGCCTGGGCTGCACTTGGCTACAGAGCCTTGCCCCAAGCCTCCTCTGGTTCCCACTGATGTGCAGTTGTATGAATCACAACACATCCAGCcccaaataatttcaaaaaataaaaagagcaacAGGCTATTATCTTGCAACAGCCAAGGGAGGAGTGCAAAAGGAGCTAACTTTACAGAAGTTTTGCAAGAATAGCCAAATTTCTCAATAGCATTTTAAAGCTGTAAAATCTTAATTACCACCCGCACAGCCAACTGCTGTTTAccttctgcaggagctgaaaggaTCTGGTACCTCACTCCAGAGATTCAAAATGTAGTAACAGGAATATTTCAGAATGCCAAATCAAGTTTTGTGTAACTACACATGACAATAAACACATTTATGAAATTCTAAGTAATGACCTGATTATGTAATTCCTTTAGGTGGGGCAGTTTTTCAGCCAGAATTTTACATTCATGTTTTTCCCACCATCTGAATTTGGAAATCACTCAGTAGTGATTTAATGCTGAAATACATACTTAAGACTTAAATTCAGAACAGCACTAAACCAAAAATTAGGAGCTTCTGATACAACACCTTATATGTCAAGAAGTGCCTTTGGATTTGCTGCACTCAAATGCAGGACTTGTAATTTTGCCATAAactttgccatttttttctgtcattaaaGACAGAAGTTGCTGCCAAGGGGAAGAATGTACATTGTACCTACAGTGTGAAGGGGCAGGGTACTTTCCTGCAGATACATTTGAATTTTGGAACTGGTCTTACTTGGAGCTCCCAGAAGATACTGCGAGTGTGTCTGTGGTAATAATGTCTGGAAGGAATGTACTCCACTCCAGTCCTGTCAGCTTTCAAATACTTCTCCACATGCTTAAAGAACCATGGCTTGTAGTAGTTGCCAATTCTGTTTATCTACAAGAAAACAAGAATTCATCAGGTAAGAGTTACACCTTGCTAGTCAACAGAGTGTGTCCCCACATTCCTTTCCTGGGAGGAATCTGTGTTATATCCTCTGGATAAGACTGTCACAAGGCATCTAGGGAGCCTTCACCCCACTTGCAAGGCTCCTTCTTAGCTTCCTTGCCATTAAGGTTTAAGGAAGGCCTCCACTGACAAGCTATTTAAGAGCCCACAAATGTGACAGAACTGAATTCCTAAAACGCCAATCTCTAACCCCATCATTAATCCAAAATCTCACATGGCAGAGAGGAAACATCCAGGTGGAGGGTTGCATGAACACTTAGCAGGACCCTCCTGTGCATGCCCTGATGTGTTTTTATTGATATTATCAGCATTAAAAGCTTGCTAGGAAGAGTGTTACTGTGAATAACTGCAGTTCAAAGCAGCATTGTTCAGCCTATGAGAAAagatccttctcctcttcctcctcctcagaaCAATGAAATCAGTGGGTCATTTCTCACCAATAAAAGAGATTTAGAGAACACATTCTGTCATAGTAGGAATTAAAATACTCTGATGGACTGATCCAAATTTTAATCCTATGTTAAGAGATTGTTCCAATTCTATAATGGTTTTATCCTAGTACAGCTTCAGTTAGACCCTGGGAGTATTTTTTTGTAAGTAACTTCCCTTTAGTTACCTTGCTTTGCTCAGCTTCATCAGTCAGGACTCCTGTCATGATGACTGCTTCATCCAAGGAATACATAAGTCCTTCCACAAAACTATTCTCCTTTTTCTTAGACTCTTCAGTGAACTTCTCACAAATCTTCTGCAGTCCTCTCACTGGCTCATAATGTATTTTGACATATTTCTTGGCAGgaaccatttttatttctgctgcaaCCAGGAAACCCAGAGTACCACAAGACCAAGGCACTGCATAAAATAGGTCTGAGTTTTCAGTCTGCAAAAAGTATGTATGTCATACTAAATCATATATCCACACCAATAACTGTCAATGACATTGTAAATGAAAGCAAAGTAACATTTTGTCTTACTGGTGAACATCTCACAAGGCTTCCATCAGCAAGAACAAGTTCATAGGCCACACAGGTGTGCTGAAAAAGTCCATAGATATGGGATGAAGACTCAATGCCAGTTCCCATGATCAGGCCACCTTATCAAGAGAGCACACAACAAATCAAATTAAACACGCTCCAAAATGTGGGTGATTTATGAGAGCAACCTCCACTTTATAAGTTCTTTTaagagtattaaaaaaaaaaagtgcttatAACATAAATACCACAAAGAACATAAAGGCTCAACAGCCTATTTCTAGAACCTTTAAAACAACacaattaaaaaaccctaatgGAAGTGCAGCAAAATGAGTGAGTCTCTTGTCATCAGCACTCCTTACCTACTGTGAGGTCATCAAGCTCTGGCACCACAGGAATGGTCCAGCCCATGGGATTCAGGTATGCAGTCAGCTGGCCCATGGACACCAAAGGCTCCACACGAACaacctaaaaagaaaaaaaaaaaaaaaacaccaaaatccaCCCCCAAGTTCTCAACAAATATAAATTAAAGAGTTCAGCATTAATGATGATAAAACATGGCTAACTGGATACACCTCCATCTGTTATCAGAACTCAGAGACTCACTTTCCTAAGAGAGCTGCTAAAAATAGTGGGAACTGTTTAGTGATTCCTCCTCTGCCTCAACATCTTGTTGCTCAGTGCCCAAACCCATAAATCAATCTGGTCTTTTAGACTTCAGCACATAAAAGCCAAGCAATTCCATATGCTGGGTTTTTCAGATGGAACGATCCAAGCCCACATTGCAAACCCTTGAAATGTGACAGCTCTGCCACAAAATTTTGCTCTTTGTGGAATCTAATCCCTTCAGCTCTGTGTATCGTGAAGAAAAGTATAAAATCCATGAGAGTGCATGCTTTGTGGTGGGATTTGTTACCTGTCTTTCACTGTCTACTTCCAGGACATCCATTAAATTGATCATGATGTTCTTGTGGGTCTTCTTGTACTTGCCCACTCGGAGTGACACCGTCAGCCAGCCGGGCCGGCCCGTGCACATGTacctcctgctgccttccttcTTCCATTCCCGCACCTGCAAGGGCAACAACTCTCACACCAGGGATGCTTTGGAAGCCTCTCTGCAGCCCTCTGAACTCCTAAATAAAGTATGACCAGAGTGGTTTAGTTATGTAGAGGATACACTTTTAATATCCTGTAGCTCTGGGGTTTTCTTTTGGGAGAAGGATTCAGAAGGATAACAAGACACTAAcagagtttaaaaaaccctcctCTAAGGGAGGTATTATTGCTGTTATAATCTCAGTTCTAACCCAAACATAGAAAAACTGGTCTGAGCCTCCAAATGACCAGGTCTAGTGGAATCAACCTtaagcaatctggtctagtggaaaatgtccctgctcatggcaggtggggttggaacaagatgatttttaaggtccctttccaacccaaagccTCGTAGGATTCTACAAAAAGTTGGGAAGGAAAATGTGTAAGCCATATGAGTTCTGCAAAGCCACAGTGGTTAACACCCAGAGAACAAacaactgcattttcttcaaaGCTGAGTTGCTACTACAGctggtaaaaaaaccccagccaacAACCCCAACCCCTCCGAGAATAATTCCCTGCACATGAACATCCATCTGCATCCGTGATGAGACAGACAAGGCAGGAAACAGAAGCGGACGTGACAGAATTACCACAaacagcagagagcacagaatCACTACGCACATCTGCATTTCTGGGCGGAGGAAAAGTTTAATCTGGCCAcgaagcagctcctggagctggcgGTGTGAGCAGTAGGGTGTGCGGGGAAGCAGAACACGCTCCAGAGCCTGCGGCTCAGACACTGATGTGCTCCCATGTTGCACACACGTGTgtccctgagcctgctgctgccaagcCCGGCTCCCAGCACACCAGCAGCGCAGGGAGCGAGTTCCACAGGAGTTCCAGCGGGACACAGCCCTGAAGGAGGCTGAAAGCCCCGCTGGCGTTTATTCCCTTGCATTCCCCCACTCCGCTGGACTTTGCCCCGGGTGCGGAATAGCGGGGTGAGGGGGAGGACAGAGATGACAGAGAGCGGGACGAGAACACGCTGTTCCCTCACAAAGCCGCGGTACCCCCGGGGTGCCGAGGTCCGGCCAAGCCTCACCTGCTCCTGGATGTGCCGGACGCGCTGGGCATGCTGCCGCGGGGCGCTGTGGAGGCGCCACACGGCCCATGCGCGCAGCTGGTAGTAGATGTCGAAGAGGATGGAGAGCggcaggaggaagaagcagaCGAAGACCCAGCGGTGGTGCACCAGCACGGCCTCCAGCCCGCGGTGCcgcacccagagcagcaggagcagcagccccgcGCCCACCGACCACAGCGCCGACATGACACCCACCGCCCGCTCGCGCTCCATCACGGCCGCGCGCCCTTATGGGACCCCGCCATGCCGCGCCCGCCGCTCGCGCGCTCGCCGCCCGCGCCACGCCCCTCCGCCACCATTGGCCGAGACGTGAGGCGAGGGGAGGGAGACGACCAATCGAAGAGCTCCGAGGAGATCGGACCAGGCGCTGAGGGCGCCGATTGGCTGCGCGCGGCCGGCCCCGCGCTCCCCCTCATCGCCGCGGCCACCGGGCCCCCCCCCGCGGCGGAGGTGGCACCGCCTGGGGACTGAGGGGGACTGAGGGGGAGCCGGCTCAgaccccgggcagggctggggatggggaccAGTAAGGGTCAGaccccaggaagggctggggatcGGGACCGGGCAGGGTCAGACCCCAGGAAGGGCTCGGGGAGCCGGATCAGATCCCCAGGAAGGGCTGTGTGGGACGCAGGGCAGAGGACAAGGGCTGAGGCAGAGGGCACTCCCCGGTCAGGGTGGGGACAGACCGTGGTGGTGCTGTGGTGACCGTGTCCCCTGAGCAAGGGATGCACCCTGGTGCCTTTGGGTTGGGGTCTGGAGCAAAATACCTCCACATCCCCCACCTGTGCACCCCTCTGGTGTTGTAGGCACTAGAGAACCTGGTAGTGCAGGTGTCTCCAAAGTGCCAGCAGTTCCATTTCTAGAATAAAGAAAGGGACAGCTTGCTCTCTAAAACCCTGGCAGAAAACTCCCATCCATGGTGGAACCAATTCACATAAAATCTGTGAGAAAGGTGAgactttgttttctgaagttaaaatccctccagggatgtgTTGCTTGGGAGGACGGTGACAGAGGTCCAATGACACCCCCAGGAGGTTCTGGCACAGTCAGCGCTGTCAGACACCCTGGAATGGCAAAGGCTGAGTTCAGAGAGGAACATGGAGTACAGGTGTTCcgtgtggacacagccatgatGATGTGACACAAGTGTCAGCAGGAGAAATGCTGACCTTGTCCTTTAGATGATTGATAGCTGGGAGAGGGAAACTTCAGGCAGGGAGGGATTGGGGTTCAGAGCTCAGCTGTGGCAGCCCAGCCACACATTTCAGCCCTCTTCAGACACAGGGAAGGCTTTGTTGTGAAGCTCACTTCAGGATTTCATGGAACCattcacagaatggtttgggttagatgtaccttaaagatcacctaatCCCACCCCTTTGGCCATGGGCAGAGCCACCTTCCCTTAGAACAGTTTGCTCAGGCCCCCATGCAACATGCCTGGAACAATTCCAGGGAAGGAAATTTTAGCACActgcttttttgggttttgtccCACAGTTTTTATTGAAGGACTAGACTGAGACTTCACAGCTCTCATATTTGGAAAGGGTCTCCTAATTTCCAGACTAAATTTACTTATAGCCAAATTATATTTGTTGCACTTGTGCCTAGTCTGTTCACTAGCTCTTCTTACATCTAAGCTGATTGATGttatctgcttttatttatcaGTTCATCTGCTGACGGAAATTATTCATGCAAAAGAAGGTTCCCATGCTTCTAAGGGAGGTTATTTTAACCTCACTGAAGGACCTAAATAATTATTCCTGATATGAATGTGATCAAGCTCTGGGCTTATTGAATAACAGCATCATTTATTCATAAGGGGATATTTATGCCTTCAGTGTAAATACTATTTTGAACTTGTTTTTATGAAGAACCATTACAAGTGCTTATaatgtttttcatgttttgctCTTGTTTTTGTAAGACTCTAGGCAACAGGAAGTGGGTAGGTGAGCTCAAAGATTGGGATGTGAAACTTATTTAAAGCAGAGGAGTGAACCACGTTCAGATTATGGTCAAATTGCTCGTGTAGGTACTGATGCCAGGCATAGAAAACACAGAAACGAGAAGGGGATGAGGGAAGGGGAGATAGATACTAGAAATGCTGCAGGTTTCAATTCTAGTTATCCTAGTTACTTGGGCAAAACATCATCCAATGATCTATGTAGGTTTAGGAAGATATCATCTGCAAATCTGGTTGGAAGAGCTAAGGTTCTCTTGGTAGCTTggtgagatgaaaatccttggTTTCTTCaattaaattaacattttaagtGTGTTTAAGCTGTTAGTGCTTCTTAAAAAAGcagtccttttcccttcctctcctccctgcctccctctcctGCCATCCCATCCGCCCACTCATGCTGTTCTGGGCATGCTGTGCAGTACAAGTGCTTCTGCTGTCACTCAGTTAAACAGGTTGGAGAGCTGATCTGACTGAAGaattaaacattttctgttcaaaTCAGGTCTTTTTCCTGCCTGGATCAGCTCCCTGTGGAGCTCACCCCGCGCAGGcttgtgctgggagcagagcagggccctggcacTGACCATGGCAGAGCTCCCTGTCCTTTTGGGGCAGctcatccctgccagccctgctcaggactctgctcctcacccagcagGGCTTGGTGGTGACCATGCAAAGGCTTTTGGATAAAGGATGCAGCTCTTTGTCCAAGGAGACAGGGAGAAGGGACACAgagtcatggaatcatagaattgtttaggctggaaaagccatctcagatcatcaagcccaactgttcacccagcactgccaaggccaccaccccaagtgccacatccacacagcttttaaacCCCTCTAGGGATGATAATTCCatcactgccatgggcagcctgttccagtgtttggtAACTCTTTATGTGAAGAAATTGTTCCTGATACACAATCCAAATCTCCTTGGAACAACTTGAGGCTGCTTCCTCATTCCTGTCTCCTGTTCTCTGGGAGAAGATcctgatccccacctggctccaacctcatttcagggagctgtagagacTGAGAAGgtcccctctgagcctccttttctccaggctgagccccacCACTCCCTCAACCTCAGACT
Coding sequences within it:
- the DHCR24 gene encoding delta(24)-sterol reductase produces the protein MERERAVGVMSALWSVGAGLLLLLLWVRHRGLEAVLVHHRWVFVCFFLLPLSILFDIYYQLRAWAVWRLHSAPRQHAQRVRHIQEQVREWKKEGSRRYMCTGRPGWLTVSLRVGKYKKTHKNIMINLMDVLEVDSERQVVRVEPLVSMGQLTAYLNPMGWTIPVVPELDDLTVGGLIMGTGIESSSHIYGLFQHTCVAYELVLADGSLVRCSPTENSDLFYAVPWSCGTLGFLVAAEIKMVPAKKYVKIHYEPVRGLQKICEKFTEESKKKENSFVEGLMYSLDEAVIMTGVLTDEAEQSKINRIGNYYKPWFFKHVEKYLKADRTGVEYIPSRHYYHRHTRSIFWELQDIIPFGNNPVFRYLFGWMVPPKISLLKLTQGEAIRKLYEQHHVVQDMLVPIKSLEKSIQTFHVDLNVYPIWLCPFILPNNPGMVHPKGNEAELYVDIGAYGEPKSKQFEARASMRQMEKFVRSVHGFQMLYADCYMTREEFWDMFDGSLYHKLREEMNCKDAFPEVYDKICKAARH